The Arachis hypogaea cultivar Tifrunner chromosome 16, arahy.Tifrunner.gnm2.J5K5, whole genome shotgun sequence genome contains a region encoding:
- the LOC112757521 gene encoding zinc finger BED domain-containing protein RICESLEEPER 2-like — protein sequence MAEYVTPSNPLANSISLNGEEINPSVPTMATTDTDIAPTHTTTITNQPVTDENGSNETIVTKKRKKTSPIWDDFDQVESSEGTKAICKYCKSVFSYAGKGASTSHLWRHSSSCLQRRLHVVAQKKQPLIPFQPSNSSVNPFVTPGARYSQEKMRQIIATAIMIHEHPFSIVEDEVWMWGFQYANSEFHKISRKTARSDCLAIYEAEKKQLKALLQGVRKISLTTDMWRSSHQIVEYMVITGHFIDAGWNLQKRILSFVQVPAPRRGIDVADAIFKCLKTWGIENKVFSVSVDNASYNDSCLRALKDTISDNNSLPVGGSLFHVRYCAHILNLLVQDGLGKIKDIIHKVRESVKYVNFNDSRFKTFVEIAENKRLKEKKLIIDCPTRWNSTYNMLSVALKFKSVFPVYKEREPHYNYEPSSEDWRKVEKICKLLKVFNLATHVISGSEYPTANLYLPEVWRVKQVIDDAIEDRDSFMREMATSMKEKFDKYWGECNMVMSLACVLDPRCKLHVIKFCFPLIYKPEHVAAENVEKVKNTLQEMYDEYAEKCHDETIISGVNTNSLVASSNVVSSEISGIDEMLNMVREKEAIHPTKSELEVYLDESAYITEGNSKSFSVLEWWKNNSLKFKVLSKMAADILAIPVSTVASESSFSAGGRVIDEYRSRLNQESIEALICGGDWLRNKPINRLQAKPDLTTGQAQYSLKSLYQATGQAKANILYYRPGLLRLKPGLAWPIKEEGQFFRWADSEAESEDPQVGRLKRKVVALKAKVRDIEWKLKITALWGMVGD from the exons atggctgaataTGTAACTCCAAGTAATCCATTGGCAAATTCTATTTCTTTAAATGGGGAAGAAATTAATCCGTCAGTACCAACAATGGCAACAACAGATACTGACATTGCACCAACACACACAACAACTATTACAAATCAACCAGTCACTGATGAAAATGGTAGTAATGAAactattgttacaaaaaaaaggaagaagacttCACCAATTTGGGACGATTTTGATCAAGTTGAAAGTTCTGAAGGTACAAAAGCTATTTGCAAGTATTGCAAATCAGTGTTTTCTTACGCTGGAAAAGGAGCAAGTACTTCACATTTATGGAGGCATTCTAGTAGTTGCTTACAAAGGAGATTGCATGTTGTTGCACAAAAGAAGCAACCATTGATTCCATTTCAACCTTCCAATTCAAGTGTTAATCCCTTTGTGACACCAGGTGCAAGATATTCTCAAGAGAAGATGAGACAAATAATTGCTACAGCAATTATGATTCATGAGCATCCTTTCAGCATTGTTGAGGATGAAGTTTGGATGTGGGGCTTCCAATATGCCAATTCTGAATTTCATAAAATTTCTCGCAAAACTGCTCGAAGTGATTGCTTGGCAATATATGAGGCTGAAAAGAAACAACTGAAGGCTTTGTTACAAGGTGTTAGAAAGATAAGTTTGACAACTGACATGTGGAGATCAAGCCATCAAATTGTTGAATATATGGTTATCACAGGTCACTTTATTGATGCAGGATGGAATCTTCAAAAAAGGATTTTGAGTTTTGTTCAGGTACCTGCTCCTAGACGTGGCATTGATGTTGCGGATGCTATTTTCAAGTGTTTGAAGACTTGGGGAATTGAAAACAAAGTCTTCTCAGTATCTGTTGACAATGCTTCCTATAATGATTCATGTCTAAGGGCTCTTAAGGATACTATTTCAGATAACAACTCATTACCTGTTGGTGGTAGTTTGTTTCATGTTAGGTACTGTGCACACATTCTGAATTTGTTGGTACAAGATGGGCTAGgtaaaattaaagatattattcATAAAGTTCGTGAGAGTGTCAAGTATGTCAATTTTAATGATTCAAGATTTAAAACATTTGTTGAGATTGCTGAAAACAAGCGTTTGAAGGAGAAAAAACTCATCATTGATTGTCCCACAAGATGGAATTCTACTTACAACATGTTATCTGTGGCTTTGAAGTTTAAATCTGTGTTTCCTGTGTATAAGGAAAGAGAACCTCACTACAATTACGAACCATCATCAGAGGATTGGAGGAAAGTTGAGAAGATTTGCAaacttttaaaagtttttaatctTGCTACTCATGTCATTTCTGGTAGTGAGTATCCTACTGCAAACTTGTACCTTCCTGAAGTTTGGAGAGTGAAACAAGTAATTGATGATGCTATTGAAGATAGAGATTCCTTCATGAGAGAAATGGCAACCTCAATGAAAGAAAAGTTTGACAAATATTGGGGAGAATGCAATATGGTAATGTCTCTTGCTTGTGTTTTGGATCCTAGGTGCAAATTACATGTTATTAAATTCTGTTTTCCTTTAATTTACAAACCTGAACATGTGGCTGCTGAAAAtgttgaaaaagtgaagaatacaTTGCAAGAAATGTATGATGAATATGCTGAAAAGTGTCATGATGAGACAATAATAAGTGGAGTTAACACTAATAGTCTAGTTGCTTCTTCTAACGTGGTTAGTTCTGAAATTAGTGGAATTGATGAAATGTTGAATATGGTTCGAGAAAAAGAAGCCATTCATCCAACAAAATCAGAATTAGAAGTTTATCTTGATGAGAGTGCTTACATTACTGAAGGCAATTCTAAGTCTTTTAGTGTTTTGGAGTGGTGGAAAAATAATAGCTTGAAATTCAAGGTTTTATCTAAAATGGCAGCGGACATACTAGCAATTCCTGTCTCAACCGTGGCTTCAGAGTCTTCATTTAGTGCTGGAGGAAGAGTTATTGATGAATATCGTTCTCGACTAAATCAAGAGTCCATTGAAGCTCTCATTTGTGGAGGAGATTGGCTTCGAAACAA gcctATTAACAGGCTTCAGGCCAAGCCAGATTTAACAACAGGCCAGGCTCAATACTCATTAAAAAGCCTATATCAGGCTACAGGCCAGGCTAAGGCCAATATACTCTATTACAGGCCTGGCCTGTTAAGACtaaagcctggcctggcctggcct ATTAAAGAAGAGGGTCAGTTCTTCCGTTGGGCAGACTCAGAAGCTGAAAGTGAAGATCCACAGGTTGGAAGGTTGAAGAGGAAAGTTGTAGCCCTAAAAGCAAAAGTGAGGGACATTGAGTGGAAGTTGAAGATTACTGCATTGTGGGGCATG GTTGGTGATTAA